Proteins encoded by one window of bacterium:
- a CDS encoding Cache 3/Cache 2 fusion domain-containing protein, with amino-acid sequence MKLKLAHKLLIAMGGSLLVATAAVTIVTTWKSSDVITATAKTDLEHLAANAVEMCKMQYEQSTQQVKYNFEVARTLFRDYTNDAVRMDGDQLVIGGGRNSRALNGDSVFVDKVKSQTGATCTIFMREGDKAKRIATNVRKEDGSRAVGTYLSDQVYEKVVTRGETYHGRAFVVTSWFVTAYEPLRDANNKVIGVLYVGVPERTPQLRTAMLSQKIGETGYLYAINSEGVLQIHPAKEGADLSKFDFIKEMMTNGPKLRDGEIAWISYPWINKELGETEPREKIVAYTYFAEWDWIIGVGSYLDEFTAPVVGMRNTSILIGVLALLCGLTLAVIFARSITKPIYLLVGAAKSMAQGDCNAQVTITSKDEIGELQQSVHDAVVYMKTVSEAAQRIAANDLTVRVEPRSPNDVLGNSFKTMIHNLSGMIRQLSDNARELVTAATEIASSSEAMANGAKKQSSQVHQVSAAVEEMSVTIVESSRNAGDAATTAKGAASTADSGGQIVSDTIHGMQKIADVVRESAESIAKLAKSADQIGEIISVIDDIADQTNLLALNAAIEAARAGEQGRGFAVVADEVRKLAERTGKATGEIASMIKGIQQQTEDAVQTMETGVQQVDRGKQLADKAGSSLNEIVTMAQRVTEMVGQIATATEQQSSAADEISKNIEQISVVTKETANGAEESAAAAEELNRQAEGLQQMVAKFQL; translated from the coding sequence ATGAAACTCAAACTAGCACACAAACTGCTGATCGCGATGGGCGGATCGCTGCTCGTTGCCACGGCGGCAGTGACGATCGTGACCACATGGAAATCTTCCGATGTGATCACGGCGACAGCAAAGACCGATCTCGAGCATCTGGCAGCAAACGCTGTCGAGATGTGCAAGATGCAGTATGAACAGAGCACGCAGCAGGTCAAATACAACTTTGAGGTCGCGCGTACGCTTTTCCGCGACTATACCAATGACGCTGTCAGAATGGATGGCGATCAGTTGGTCATCGGTGGCGGTCGCAATAGTCGTGCGCTGAATGGCGATTCGGTCTTTGTCGACAAAGTCAAATCGCAGACCGGCGCGACCTGCACAATATTTATGCGCGAGGGTGACAAGGCGAAGCGTATCGCCACCAACGTCCGAAAAGAAGATGGCAGCCGCGCAGTCGGCACCTATCTCTCCGATCAGGTGTACGAGAAAGTCGTGACACGTGGCGAGACCTATCATGGCCGAGCATTTGTGGTAACTTCCTGGTTCGTGACCGCATACGAGCCGCTCAGAGATGCTAATAACAAAGTCATTGGTGTTCTGTATGTGGGCGTTCCAGAACGGACACCGCAGCTTCGTACAGCTATGCTGTCGCAGAAGATCGGCGAGACCGGGTACCTCTACGCAATCAACAGCGAGGGTGTACTGCAAATCCATCCGGCCAAAGAAGGCGCGGATCTCAGTAAGTTTGACTTCATCAAAGAGATGATGACAAATGGTCCCAAGTTGAGAGATGGCGAGATCGCTTGGATATCCTATCCCTGGATCAACAAAGAACTGGGGGAGACTGAGCCTCGTGAAAAGATCGTCGCTTATACTTACTTTGCGGAGTGGGACTGGATCATCGGAGTGGGAAGTTACCTGGATGAGTTCACCGCTCCGGTCGTCGGTATGCGCAACACCAGTATTCTGATCGGTGTTCTGGCACTACTTTGTGGCCTGACCTTGGCGGTCATATTCGCCCGGTCTATCACCAAACCGATCTATTTGCTGGTTGGCGCTGCGAAGAGTATGGCGCAGGGAGACTGCAATGCACAGGTGACGATAACCAGCAAAGATGAGATCGGCGAGCTCCAGCAATCGGTGCATGATGCGGTCGTATATATGAAAACAGTCTCTGAGGCCGCTCAACGGATCGCCGCCAACGACCTGACTGTCCGAGTCGAGCCTCGTTCTCCGAATGATGTCCTGGGAAATTCGTTTAAAACAATGATCCACAATTTGAGCGGGATGATCCGACAGTTGTCGGACAATGCTCGCGAGCTGGTGACTGCTGCAACTGAAATCGCATCCTCATCCGAGGCAATGGCGAACGGTGCGAAAAAGCAATCCTCACAGGTGCATCAGGTATCTGCGGCAGTGGAAGAGATGAGCGTTACGATCGTAGAATCATCGCGGAACGCCGGGGATGCCGCCACTACCGCCAAAGGTGCGGCATCGACCGCTGATTCGGGTGGCCAGATCGTCAGCGATACGATCCACGGAATGCAGAAGATCGCCGATGTAGTGCGGGAGTCTGCGGAGTCGATCGCCAAGCTTGCGAAATCCGCCGACCAGATCGGCGAGATCATTTCGGTCATTGATGATATTGCCGACCAGACCAATCTGCTGGCGCTCAACGCGGCTATTGAGGCCGCACGGGCCGGAGAGCAGGGACGTGGATTTGCAGTGGTTGCCGACGAAGTTCGCAAACTTGCCGAACGGACTGGCAAGGCGACCGGCGAGATCGCTTCGATGATCAAAGGGATCCAGCAACAGACAGAAGATGCTGTGCAAACGATGGAGACTGGTGTCCAGCAGGTGGATCGCGGCAAACAGCTCGCCGACAAAGCGGGGAGCAGTCTGAATGAGATCGTCACCATGGCCCAGCGCGTAACCGAAATGGTGGGGCAGATCGCGACAGCTACGGAACAGCAGTCGAGTGCCGCCGATGAGATCTCCAAGAATATCGAGCAGATCAGTGTGGTGACTAAAGAGACGGCCAATGGTGCAGAGGAATCTGCTGCCGCGGCCGAGGAATTGAACCGTCAGGCTGAAGGTCTTCAGCAGATGGTTGCCAAGTTCCAATTGTAG
- a CDS encoding acetoacetate--CoA ligase, which translates to MSVTSPDANSPLWTPSAERVASARMTAYMRWLGDKHGHAFSSYHQLYQWSIEQTDQFWKSIWEYGEIIHSHPPTSILDDNRMPGARWFASAKLNFAENLLRYRDDRIALISYREQHLVGRLTYAELYRQVAAAAAGLKKAGVGRGDRVAAYIPNQVEAVIAMLATTSLGAIWSSCSPDFGLQGALDRLSQISPKVLIAADGYQYLGKQHSCLDVITHLVDQIPAIQHAFVVNNIGSDLSGTGDRIQRWDQLLDLNATEIIFAQLPFDHPIYIMYSSGTTGKPKCIVHGAGGTLLQHFKELALHTDLRRDDTIFYFTTCGWMMWNWLVSSLMIGATIVLYDGSPAYPSVNSLWEMADHEKISIFGTSPKFLSTCQHAGIRPIADDSLPRLRTILSTGSPLTAENFSYVYRDIKADIQLSSISGGTDIISCFMLGNPVLPVYAEEIQCRGLGMQVEAFDNSGRPVIEQTGELVCTKPFPSMPVSFWDDPDGAKYRAAYFDVYPGVWRHGDYIKITSRGGVVVFGRSDATLNPGGVRIGTAEIYNPVEAMPEIKDSLVIGQRWNNDIRIVLFVVLHDEYTLDDDLKKRIRESIRRHNTPRHVPSVILQIREVPRTLNAKKVEVAVTRIIHGDPVTNREALVNPDSLRQFENLPELRV; encoded by the coding sequence ATGTCAGTCACGAGCCCGGATGCCAACTCTCCCCTCTGGACCCCATCGGCAGAGCGTGTAGCATCCGCTCGGATGACCGCGTACATGCGTTGGCTCGGCGATAAGCACGGTCACGCCTTCAGTTCATATCATCAACTTTATCAATGGTCGATCGAACAGACCGACCAGTTCTGGAAAAGCATTTGGGAGTACGGCGAGATTATCCACTCGCACCCGCCGACATCGATTCTCGACGATAATCGCATGCCCGGCGCCCGATGGTTTGCATCGGCAAAGCTCAACTTCGCCGAAAATCTGCTTCGCTATCGCGATGACCGCATAGCCCTGATCAGTTACCGTGAGCAACATCTGGTCGGCCGACTTACCTATGCAGAGCTTTACAGACAGGTGGCTGCGGCCGCCGCGGGATTGAAGAAGGCAGGTGTCGGCCGTGGTGATCGTGTCGCAGCGTATATTCCTAATCAGGTAGAAGCGGTGATCGCCATGCTGGCGACCACTTCTCTCGGCGCGATCTGGTCCTCCTGCTCCCCCGATTTCGGTCTCCAGGGAGCACTCGACCGTCTCAGCCAGATCTCACCAAAGGTCCTGATCGCCGCGGATGGGTATCAGTATCTTGGGAAACAACACTCCTGCCTGGATGTCATCACTCATCTGGTCGACCAGATCCCAGCCATTCAACACGCATTTGTGGTCAACAATATTGGAAGCGACCTGTCCGGCACCGGTGATCGTATCCAGCGTTGGGATCAACTACTTGATCTGAACGCCACCGAGATCATCTTCGCCCAGCTCCCGTTTGATCATCCGATTTACATCATGTATTCCTCCGGCACGACCGGAAAACCAAAGTGTATTGTCCATGGCGCCGGTGGCACTCTGCTGCAGCATTTCAAAGAGCTGGCACTGCACACCGACCTTCGTCGCGACGACACCATTTTCTATTTTACCACCTGCGGTTGGATGATGTGGAACTGGCTGGTTAGTTCACTGATGATCGGCGCGACCATTGTGCTCTACGACGGATCGCCCGCCTACCCCTCAGTCAATTCGCTCTGGGAAATGGCCGACCATGAGAAGATCAGCATATTTGGCACCAGTCCCAAATTCCTCTCCACCTGTCAGCATGCGGGAATCAGGCCGATCGCGGATGACTCTCTCCCCCGACTGAGAACTATCCTGAGTACCGGCTCTCCTCTGACAGCAGAAAACTTCAGCTATGTGTATCGCGACATCAAAGCAGACATTCAGCTTTCTTCCATCTCCGGGGGAACCGACATCATCTCCTGCTTCATGCTCGGCAATCCGGTGCTACCAGTCTATGCTGAAGAGATCCAGTGCCGTGGCCTTGGCATGCAAGTAGAAGCGTTCGACAATAGTGGCCGCCCGGTTATCGAGCAGACCGGCGAACTGGTTTGCACAAAACCATTCCCGTCGATGCCAGTCTCGTTCTGGGATGATCCTGATGGCGCCAAATATCGTGCCGCCTATTTTGATGTTTATCCGGGTGTCTGGCGTCATGGCGACTATATCAAGATCACCAGTCGCGGTGGAGTGGTCGTCTTTGGTCGCTCCGACGCTACGCTCAATCCTGGGGGCGTTCGGATCGGCACTGCCGAGATCTACAACCCCGTCGAAGCAATGCCTGAGATCAAAGATTCATTGGTGATCGGCCAGCGCTGGAACAACGACATCCGTATCGTCCTCTTCGTTGTGCTTCATGATGAATACACGCTCGACGACGATCTGAAAAAGAGAATTCGTGAGTCGATCCGGCGACACAACACGCCGCGGCATGTTCCTTCTGTCATCCTGCAGATTCGTGAGGTCCCCCGAACCCTGAACGCCAAGAAGGTGGAAGTGGCCGTCACCCGGATCATCCACGGCGACCCGGTCACCAACCGAGAGGCACTCGTCAACCCTGATTCACTTCGCCAGTTCGAGAACCTACCCGAACTACGGGTGTGA
- a CDS encoding flavin reductase family protein — MTQQTRAEIPSRTADGIRHINPREASVRENFLYLQGGIAPRPIALVSTLSATGARNLSPFSFFNAFGGNPPTVCISPSRRQRDGSVKDTYNNLAATRECVIQAVTYDMVQQVSLASTEYPTDVDEFIKSGLTPIPSEIVKPPRVAESPYQMECIVKEIIHLGDSNGSGNLIICEVVRYHIAERIFVNGIIHPDAIDLVGRNSADFYTRASGAAIFAVKKPLETRGIGFDQLPEYIRQSHVFTGNNLGQLGNCESIPSPEEITSFVQAMEPLPLSDSEIEQAQQTGNYRALFQTALQRQHHGDSSAPDLMERAAKIALDTANDTDFAWKAALYAETARHQLRHS; from the coding sequence ATGACACAGCAGACGCGCGCAGAGATCCCATCGCGCACTGCCGATGGGATAAGGCATATCAATCCGCGCGAAGCCTCGGTCCGCGAGAATTTCCTCTACCTCCAGGGCGGGATCGCCCCCCGTCCGATCGCCCTTGTCTCCACTCTTTCTGCGACTGGCGCACGAAACCTCTCCCCGTTTTCATTCTTTAACGCCTTTGGTGGCAACCCACCGACCGTCTGCATCTCACCCTCTCGCCGTCAGCGCGATGGTTCTGTCAAAGACACATACAATAATTTGGCCGCCACGCGCGAATGTGTCATCCAGGCGGTGACCTACGACATGGTGCAGCAAGTCAGCCTTGCCTCAACTGAATATCCGACCGATGTAGACGAATTCATCAAATCCGGGTTGACGCCCATTCCATCCGAGATTGTCAAACCGCCGCGGGTGGCGGAATCTCCGTATCAGATGGAGTGCATCGTCAAAGAGATCATCCACCTCGGCGACAGTAACGGCTCCGGGAATCTGATCATCTGCGAGGTAGTGCGGTATCATATTGCCGAACGGATCTTCGTGAATGGAATAATCCATCCGGATGCGATCGATCTGGTTGGCCGCAATAGCGCAGACTTCTACACGAGAGCATCGGGAGCGGCGATCTTCGCCGTCAAGAAACCGCTCGAAACGCGCGGCATAGGCTTCGACCAGCTACCGGAATATATCCGTCAATCACACGTGTTTACCGGCAACAATCTCGGTCAGTTGGGCAACTGTGAATCGATCCCGTCACCCGAAGAGATCACCAGTTTTGTCCAGGCAATGGAACCACTCCCGCTTTCAGACTCTGAGATCGAGCAGGCACAACAGACCGGAAATTATCGCGCCCTATTTCAGACCGCATTACAACGGCAACACCATGGCGACAGTTCCGCCCCCGATCTGATGGAACGGGCCGCAAAAATTGCGCTCGACACCGCCAATGATACTGACTTCGCCTGGAAAGCCGCTCTCTACGCCGAAACCGCGCGCCATCAACTTCGTCATTCATAA
- a CDS encoding fumarylacetoacetate hydrolase family protein encodes MKFVSYRTPADPERIGLVVDNHIVDLAASAPLAGLSLPVTMGQFLEGGSATMEIARQVETLFRDERKGVFAPDGVVLLSPVPRPTSCRDGYAFRQHVATARRNRGVEMIPEFDQFPVFYFTNHLGVVGPGEVLVETDHLQQLDFELEGAIVIGKQGKNIPASRADEYIAGFVIMNDLSARVLQMDEMKLSLGPAKGKDFATALGPWMVTPDELESRRKSGPNGSSWNLRMRAWHNGEQISDGNMQDMNWTFAEIIERASYGVDIYPGDVIGSGTVGTGCYLELNGTRALEAKAKGSVYTPVWLKAGDTIELEIDLLGRLTNRIVANSQSYSILEKKKVVEPAR; translated from the coding sequence ATGAAATTTGTTTCCTATCGCACACCGGCTGATCCGGAACGGATCGGCCTGGTGGTCGATAATCATATAGTTGATCTGGCAGCATCGGCCCCGCTTGCCGGTCTTTCGCTTCCGGTGACCATGGGCCAGTTCCTCGAAGGAGGATCTGCCACAATGGAGATTGCTCGGCAGGTCGAGACACTTTTCCGCGACGAACGGAAAGGTGTATTCGCCCCCGATGGTGTCGTCCTCCTTTCTCCCGTGCCACGACCAACCTCCTGTCGCGATGGCTACGCCTTCCGCCAGCATGTTGCAACAGCTCGCCGCAATCGCGGCGTTGAGATGATCCCGGAATTCGACCAGTTCCCCGTCTTTTATTTCACCAATCACCTCGGCGTAGTAGGACCGGGCGAGGTGCTGGTAGAAACCGACCACCTTCAGCAACTCGATTTCGAACTGGAAGGCGCCATCGTTATCGGCAAGCAAGGGAAGAATATCCCCGCCTCCCGAGCCGATGAATACATTGCCGGCTTTGTGATCATGAATGATCTCTCAGCGCGTGTGCTTCAGATGGATGAGATGAAACTGAGCCTTGGACCGGCTAAAGGCAAAGACTTCGCCACGGCACTCGGTCCCTGGATGGTCACTCCCGATGAACTGGAGAGCCGTCGCAAATCCGGTCCGAATGGATCTTCCTGGAATCTCCGGATGCGCGCCTGGCATAATGGCGAACAGATCTCCGACGGCAATATGCAGGATATGAATTGGACTTTCGCCGAGATCATCGAACGTGCCTCATATGGCGTGGATATTTACCCCGGCGATGTTATCGGCTCAGGAACCGTTGGAACCGGTTGTTATCTTGAATTGAATGGTACTCGCGCCCTCGAAGCCAAAGCCAAAGGGTCGGTCTACACACCGGTTTGGCTTAAAGCAGGCGATACGATCGAACTGGAGATCGATCTCCTTGGTCGACTGACCAATCGGATCGTGGCAAATTCGCAATCGTATTCGATACTCGAAAAGAAGAAGGTAGTCGAGCCGGCCCGATGA
- the hisC gene encoding histidinol-phosphate transaminase: MIEIPRFILNLQPYIAGKPIEELAREKKLSRIVKLASNENPFGPSPKAIEAMQRSLADLHRYVDPGAYSLIHKIADHFDIKASQVITGSGVDALLSYTVKAFTQDGDEVLTSEGTFIGIYVNVNKHHRTLNLAPLDNYAYDLDNILSRINPKTKLIYLANPNNPTGTSFGSDEFEHFMAKVPKDILVILDEAYFSYAQANPEYPNGLTYSYENLLVMRTFSKDYGLAGVRIGFAYGPEYLIRELYKVKLPFEPNYLAQQAAIAALDDSEFLKMTIETNARNMKRMVKAFAETGVRQIHSDANFILLLMPSEQFAVDFNLGCLDRGLIVRHVRSFGIPNGIRINTGTDDETNFAVHVVDDVYHAVMKTAPDFASHLEG, encoded by the coding sequence ATGATCGAAATACCGCGGTTTATCCTGAACCTGCAACCGTACATTGCGGGGAAGCCGATCGAAGAGTTGGCCCGTGAGAAAAAACTCTCCCGGATCGTTAAGCTTGCTTCCAACGAAAATCCGTTTGGACCATCCCCCAAAGCGATCGAAGCAATGCAGCGGTCACTTGCCGATCTGCATCGTTATGTCGATCCGGGCGCCTACTCGCTGATTCACAAGATCGCGGATCATTTTGATATCAAAGCATCGCAGGTTATCACCGGCTCCGGAGTTGATGCCCTCCTGTCATACACGGTCAAGGCATTTACGCAGGATGGCGACGAAGTGCTCACTTCCGAGGGGACCTTTATCGGCATCTACGTTAATGTCAACAAGCATCACCGGACGCTGAACCTCGCCCCGCTCGATAATTACGCCTATGACCTCGACAATATCCTGTCGCGCATTAACCCGAAAACCAAGTTGATCTATCTGGCGAATCCGAATAATCCAACCGGCACCAGCTTTGGTTCGGATGAGTTCGAGCATTTCATGGCGAAAGTCCCCAAAGATATTCTGGTTATTCTCGACGAGGCATATTTCAGCTATGCGCAGGCCAATCCGGAATACCCGAATGGCCTGACCTATTCTTACGAGAACTTACTGGTGATGCGGACCTTCTCGAAGGACTACGGTTTGGCGGGAGTCCGTATTGGTTTTGCCTACGGGCCGGAGTACCTGATCCGTGAGCTCTACAAAGTGAAACTCCCGTTTGAGCCGAACTATCTCGCTCAACAGGCGGCTATCGCTGCGCTTGATGATAGTGAATTCCTGAAGATGACCATTGAGACCAATGCCCGTAACATGAAGCGGATGGTCAAAGCGTTTGCCGAAACCGGCGTCAGGCAGATCCACTCCGACGCTAACTTCATTCTTCTGCTGATGCCGTCAGAGCAGTTTGCGGTCGATTTTAATCTCGGCTGTCTGGATCGCGGGCTGATCGTCCGCCATGTCCGTTCGTTCGGTATTCCGAATGGAATTCGCATCAATACCGGCACCGATGACGAGACCAATTTTGCGGTCCATGTCGTTGACGATGTCTATCACGCGGTGATGAAGACCGCCCCCGATTTCGCATCCCATCTGGAGGGTTAA
- a CDS encoding homogentisate 1,2-dioxygenase, which produces MPFYHKLGNIPRKRHTQFYKPDGKSLYREELYSTLGFSGVYSNKYHINMPNSVYAVKELPIAENVDWPEAPLNFYHCFSNRKTKDGDFITSRMKFMENRHCIISTATPNRETDDFFKNAYANEYIFVHYGRPLFLSEYGQIQLEAGDQLIIPKGIPYQFKFKDLSKNKLLIVESDTPFDIPKHFRNPYGQLEEAAPYQERDFKIPEYMEPKDEKGEFRLVVQGGQRFFEYTLQHHPFDVVGWDGFHYPYAFNIRDYNPKVGRLHLPPPTHLAFNTGHFVLCNFCPRPFDFDPQAIPVPYWHSNCDSDEVLYYVEGDFMSRAGIEEGSFTLHPSGMPHGPQPGKTEASLGATETSEYAVMVDTFEPLRPTTHVRDTIDPNYSRSWLAK; this is translated from the coding sequence ATGCCGTTCTACCATAAACTGGGCAACATTCCGCGTAAACGCCATACGCAGTTCTATAAGCCGGATGGCAAGTCCCTCTATCGCGAGGAACTCTATTCGACGCTCGGTTTTTCCGGTGTTTATTCCAACAAGTATCACATCAATATGCCAAACTCGGTCTACGCCGTGAAAGAACTGCCGATCGCTGAAAATGTCGACTGGCCTGAAGCCCCCCTCAATTTCTATCACTGCTTCAGCAATCGGAAAACCAAAGATGGCGACTTCATCACCTCGCGCATGAAGTTCATGGAGAATCGGCACTGCATCATCTCCACCGCAACGCCGAACCGCGAAACCGATGATTTCTTCAAGAACGCCTATGCTAACGAATACATCTTCGTGCATTATGGCCGCCCACTTTTCCTCTCTGAGTATGGCCAGATCCAATTGGAAGCAGGCGACCAACTGATCATCCCCAAAGGGATCCCGTATCAGTTCAAGTTCAAGGACCTGAGCAAAAACAAACTCCTCATCGTCGAATCAGATACCCCGTTTGATATCCCCAAGCATTTCCGTAACCCATACGGTCAATTGGAAGAAGCCGCGCCATACCAGGAACGGGATTTCAAAATTCCGGAGTATATGGAGCCGAAGGACGAAAAAGGGGAGTTCCGGTTGGTGGTTCAGGGCGGCCAGCGCTTTTTCGAGTATACCCTGCAACACCATCCTTTTGATGTCGTTGGCTGGGATGGATTCCACTATCCGTACGCTTTTAACATCCGCGATTATAACCCAAAGGTTGGCCGCCTTCATCTTCCGCCGCCAACCCACCTTGCATTTAATACCGGACATTTTGTGTTATGTAATTTCTGCCCTCGCCCGTTCGATTTTGACCCCCAGGCGATTCCTGTCCCATACTGGCATTCCAACTGTGACAGCGACGAGGTTTTGTATTATGTTGAGGGGGACTTTATGTCCCGCGCCGGCATAGAAGAAGGGTCGTTCACCCTGCACCCATCGGGCATGCCCCATGGTCCGCAGCCGGGAAAGACCGAAGCTTCACTTGGCGCAACCGAAACGAGCGAGTATGCAGTCATGGTCGACACCTTTGAACCATTGCGTCCCACGACTCACGTCCGGGACACTATCGACCCGAACTACTCTCGCTCCTGGCTGGCAAAGTAA
- the hppD gene encoding 4-hydroxyphenylpyruvate dioxygenase has product MSGLDGIRGYDYIEFYVGSAKQTAFWFASTLNLNITAYAGPETGVRDRVSYYLTKNNLKFVVTSAIDPNNYDVFGFVQKHGDGVKRWSIEVDDVEAAFRYATQHGAVMVARPHKLEDHNGYVMEAAIRLYDDTELVYVNRDHYNQTLKPGYCKPHMKIEITSRDTGIQAVDHIVGNVRENEMNLWADYFNQTMGFETFVDFKAGDIGTKYSALLSKVVRSQNNIIKNPINEPFEGLKKSQIEEFIQTYHGSGVQHIAIRTEKIVDTIAALRANGVEFLTVPDTYYDMLRNRKDLNIEESIDDLQKHGILCDKEENGYLLQLFTKPIGDRPTFFFEFIQRRGGSQGFGKGNFQSLFESIELDQKLRGNLDREYQPSMPAC; this is encoded by the coding sequence ATGTCAGGATTAGATGGGATCAGGGGCTACGACTATATCGAGTTTTATGTCGGCTCCGCCAAACAGACCGCGTTCTGGTTCGCCAGCACGCTCAATCTCAATATCACCGCTTATGCCGGTCCTGAAACCGGCGTGCGTGACCGCGTCTCGTATTACCTCACCAAAAACAATCTGAAGTTTGTGGTCACCTCGGCTATTGACCCGAACAACTATGATGTCTTCGGTTTTGTCCAGAAACATGGCGATGGTGTGAAGCGCTGGTCGATCGAGGTGGATGATGTCGAGGCTGCCTTCCGTTATGCCACCCAACATGGCGCGGTGATGGTCGCCCGCCCGCACAAACTGGAAGACCACAACGGCTATGTCATGGAAGCCGCTATTCGGCTCTACGATGACACCGAGCTGGTCTATGTCAATCGTGACCACTATAATCAGACCCTCAAACCGGGTTACTGCAAGCCCCACATGAAGATCGAGATCACCAGCCGTGACACCGGCATTCAGGCGGTCGATCATATCGTCGGGAATGTCCGCGAAAACGAAATGAACCTCTGGGCCGACTACTTCAACCAGACCATGGGGTTTGAGACCTTCGTTGATTTTAAGGCCGGCGATATCGGCACCAAATATTCTGCCCTCCTCTCCAAAGTCGTGCGGAGCCAGAACAATATCATCAAGAACCCGATCAATGAACCGTTCGAAGGTCTCAAGAAGTCCCAGATCGAAGAGTTCATCCAGACCTACCACGGCTCCGGTGTACAGCATATCGCGATCCGGACCGAGAAGATCGTCGACACTATCGCCGCGCTCCGCGCCAATGGCGTCGAATTCCTCACCGTTCCGGACACCTATTACGATATGCTGCGAAATCGGAAAGACCTCAATATCGAAGAGTCTATCGACGACCTGCAGAAGCATGGCATCCTCTGCGACAAAGAAGAGAATGGCTACCTGCTTCAGCTCTTCACCAAACCGATCGGTGACCGCCCGACCTTCTTCTTCGAATTCATCCAACGTCGTGGCGGATCGCAGGGATTCGGCAAAGGGAATTTCCAGTCCCTCTTCGAATCGATCGAACTAGACCAGAAACTTCGCGGCAATCTCGACCGTGAATATCAGCCGAGCATGCCGGCCTGCTAA